Proteins from a single region of Esox lucius isolate fEsoLuc1 chromosome 13, fEsoLuc1.pri, whole genome shotgun sequence:
- the si:ch211-158d24.4 gene encoding tumor necrosis factor gives MTEEVCCEMIPDRRAEFYYSRERGRDHVRPGRLTQFAVVVSLTLSCAALLLNQLQHKAANNQHVSGGAETTGVQNLLGNASALSPSDSEQQQHAATIPSAHLTAPRSFNNSKREYLEWEDHFGHVHLSEFKYHDGDLIVPRDGIYKVYLQITFRRPGNFQCDTDVFILTQKVLLYAANYPENVDLLAASDIVYCMPNSEEMPYWEKSPNTSGVFKLNAGDKLRVKNGNRFHELMLLQEDKTFFGAHLI, from the exons ATGACTGAAGAGGTTTGCTGTGAGATGATCCCTGACCGTCGTGCGGAGTTTTACTACAGTCGGGAGAGGGGCAGAGACCATGTGCGGCCAGGTCGCCTCACTCAGTTTGCAGTGGTGGTCTCTCTAACGCTGTCTTGTGCTGCACTCTTGCTAAACCAACTTCAGCATAAAGCAGCGAACAACCAG CACGTGTCAGGTGGAGCAGAAACTACGG gtgTTCAAAACTTACTGGGCAATGCATCTGCTTTATCTCCTTCTGATTCTGAACAGCAGCAGCATGCTGCAACAATTCCAAGTGCACACCTGACAG CACCCCGGTCATTTAATAATTCAAAACGTGAATATCTGGAGTGGGAGGACCACTTTGGGCATGTTCACCTCAGTGAATTCAAGTATCATGACGGTGATCTCATTGTCCCCCGTGACGGCATCTACAAAGTTTACCTTCAGATCACTTTCAGGAGGCCTGGTAACTTTCAGTGTGACACTGATGTGTTTATCCTTACCCAGAAGGTACTGCTGTATGCAGCAAACTACCCAGAAAACGTAGACCTCCTGGCGGCCTCGGATATAGTGTACTGCATGCCAAACTCAGAGGAGATGCCATACTGGGAAAAGTCTCCCAACACATCTGGAGTGTTTAAACTGAACGCCGGAGACAAGCTCAGAGTGAAGAACGGAAACAGGTTTCATGAGCTGATGCTTTTGCAAGAAGATAAGACATTTTTTGGAGCACATCTCATTTGA